One Roseimaritima multifibrata DNA window includes the following coding sequences:
- a CDS encoding group II intron maturase-specific domain-containing protein, translating into MIGSVHTRIDPKKVAAFTLKVKLITRRTSPVNLAKVIADLNPVLRGWGHYFRMANCKALYRELAN; encoded by the coding sequence ATGATCGGCTCGGTGCACACCCGCATCGATCCGAAGAAAGTCGCGGCATTCACGTTGAAGGTCAAGTTAATCACACGTCGTACCAGCCCAGTCAACCTGGCAAAGGTCATTGCTGACCTGAACCCGGTGCTGCGGGGGTGGGGCCACTACTTCCGGATGGCGAACTGCAAGGCATTGTATCGTGAGCTGGCAAATTGA
- a CDS encoding carboxymuconolactone decarboxylase family protein — MPHVAPLKTADAPADSQPILEAIEKKFGKSLNIFSTLAHQPDVLGGTTQINDGILNDLPDKLREFAYYKASQVNGCEYCSHYHKAAAKKAGATDAQLAAIDDYAASDTFSDHEKAVLAYSEELTKTATVDPKIVSTLKEFLDDTQLVTLAATVALANFTNRINHGLDIELP, encoded by the coding sequence ATGCCACATGTTGCCCCTCTAAAGACCGCTGACGCCCCTGCCGATTCACAACCCATTTTGGAAGCAATCGAGAAAAAATTCGGGAAGTCACTGAACATCTTTAGCACGCTTGCCCACCAGCCCGACGTCCTTGGAGGAACCACTCAGATTAACGATGGCATCCTCAATGATCTGCCTGACAAGCTTCGCGAATTTGCGTACTACAAAGCATCGCAGGTCAACGGATGCGAGTATTGCTCGCACTACCATAAGGCGGCGGCTAAGAAAGCGGGGGCGACCGATGCGCAACTTGCCGCAATCGACGACTATGCTGCCAGCGATACGTTCAGCGACCACGAGAAAGCGGTGCTGGCGTACTCCGAAGAGTTGACGAAAACAGCTACCGTCGATCCTAAGATCGTATCGACATTAAAAGAGTTTCTTGATGACACGCAGTTGGTTACGTTAGCGGCCACGGTTGCACTGGCGAACTTCACCAATCGGATCAATCACGGATTGGACATCGAACTGCCATGA
- a CDS encoding dihydrolipoyl dehydrogenase family protein — protein MSNAEFDLIVIGTGPSASTVATKSREAGKRVAVVEAREFGGACALRGCNPKKVYSNAANLVDRARGAKGKQVEFPAMRIDWQNLLEFKREFTDPVADKTEASYQKRGIETYSGLASFAGPNEIRVGETQLTAKRIFVGVGASPRKLDIPGGQHAMLSDAFFELSSLPNRITFVGGGYISLEFACVAARHGCDVTVIERGDRVLEPFDPDLVAQLVDYSAPHSMKIITDAKVTEISADEVGQSTTVKYYTSKGEKTVLADLVVHGAGRVPNLQNMELNVGEVDFGDRGIKVNDFMQSISNPNVYAAGDCVECPQPRLTPTANEQARVVVKNLFAEQPLNRPDYGDIPQVAFTVPAIAAIGMSQLEAEKGHDVEVRHDDTSSWGSVRKHGQRCAGYKVLVDKKTDRILGAHLLGPGAEETINLFALAMKHGLTATDIKSTLFAFPTFGSDIRRMV, from the coding sequence ATGAGCAACGCCGAATTTGATCTGATCGTAATCGGGACCGGACCGTCTGCATCCACGGTCGCCACGAAATCCCGCGAGGCTGGCAAACGCGTCGCGGTCGTCGAGGCGAGAGAGTTTGGCGGCGCGTGTGCACTTCGCGGTTGTAACCCCAAAAAAGTCTACTCGAATGCGGCGAATTTGGTAGATCGTGCTCGTGGAGCAAAGGGTAAACAAGTTGAGTTCCCAGCAATGCGAATTGACTGGCAAAACTTGCTTGAATTCAAACGTGAATTTACGGATCCGGTCGCCGACAAGACAGAAGCCTCCTATCAGAAACGTGGGATTGAAACGTACTCGGGACTCGCTTCGTTTGCTGGCCCCAACGAAATACGCGTTGGAGAAACGCAGCTGACAGCCAAGCGAATTTTCGTCGGAGTCGGTGCATCTCCGCGAAAACTTGATATTCCGGGCGGCCAGCACGCGATGCTCAGTGATGCTTTTTTTGAACTCTCATCGCTTCCCAATCGGATTACTTTCGTCGGTGGTGGCTATATTTCGTTGGAGTTCGCTTGTGTAGCGGCGAGGCACGGATGCGATGTAACGGTAATCGAGCGCGGCGACCGAGTCCTGGAGCCCTTCGATCCTGATCTGGTGGCACAGTTGGTCGACTATTCCGCACCACACAGCATGAAGATAATCACGGATGCAAAAGTAACGGAAATCAGCGCCGACGAAGTTGGCCAGTCCACGACAGTCAAGTACTACACCTCCAAAGGTGAGAAGACTGTGTTGGCGGACTTGGTCGTTCACGGTGCAGGTCGAGTCCCCAACTTGCAAAACATGGAGCTGAACGTCGGCGAGGTCGACTTTGGCGACCGAGGAATCAAGGTTAACGATTTTATGCAGAGCATAAGCAATCCAAACGTTTATGCCGCTGGCGACTGTGTCGAATGCCCGCAACCGCGATTAACCCCAACGGCCAACGAACAGGCGAGGGTGGTCGTAAAGAATTTGTTCGCAGAACAGCCACTAAATCGCCCCGATTACGGCGACATACCGCAAGTCGCATTTACGGTTCCCGCAATCGCGGCGATCGGAATGTCACAACTAGAGGCCGAAAAAGGACATGACGTTGAAGTCCGACACGACGATACGTCGTCGTGGGGATCGGTTCGCAAGCATGGCCAACGCTGTGCTGGGTACAAGGTACTCGTTGACAAGAAAACCGATAGGATTCTCGGCGCCCATCTGTTAGGTCCAGGTGCCGAGGAAACGATCAATCTGTTTGCACTGGCAATGAAACATGGCCTGACCGCGACCGACATCAAGTCCACCTTGTTTGCCTTTCCAACATTTGGTTCAGACATCCGTCGAATGGTTTAG